A portion of the Bubalus kerabau isolate K-KA32 ecotype Philippines breed swamp buffalo chromosome 1, PCC_UOA_SB_1v2, whole genome shotgun sequence genome contains these proteins:
- the HOMER3 gene encoding homer protein homolog 3, with protein MSTAREQPIFSTRAHVFQIDPATKRNWIPAGKHALTVSYFYDATRNVYRIISLGGAKAIINSTVTPNMTFTKTSQKFGQWADSRANTVYGLGFASEQHLTQFAEKFQEVKEAARLAREKSQDGGELTSPALGITAHQVPPSPLVSANGPGDEKLFRSQSADAPGPAERERLKKMLSEGSVGEVQWEAEFFALQDSNNKLAGALREANAAAAQWRQQLEAQRAEAERLRQRVAELEAQAAAEPPSASEKEGPSQSLDQLEALVQTKDQEIQTLRSQTSGSREAADTEREETQQKVQDLETRNAELEHQLRATERSLEEARVERERARAEVGRAAQLLDVRLFELSELREGLARLAEGAP; from the exons ATGTCCACAGCCAG GGAGCAGCCCATCTTCAGCACACGGGCACACGTGTTCCAGATCGACCCAGCCACCAAGCGGAACTGGATCCCTGCGGGCAAACACGCGCTCACTGTCTCCTACTTTTACGATGCCACCCGCAATGTCTACAGAATCATCAGTCTTGGGGGTGCCAAG GCTATCATCAACAGCACTGTCACTCCCAACATGACCTTTACCAAAACCTCCCAGAAGTTTGGACAGTGGGCAGACAGTCGCGCCAACACTGTCTATGGTCTTGGCTTTGCTTCTGAACAGCATCTGACTCAG TTTGCTGAGAAGTTCCAGGAAGTGAAGGAAGCAGCAAGGCTGGCACGGGAGAAATCTCAGGATGGGGGAGAGCTCACCAGTCCAGCGCTGGGGATCACTGCCCACCAG GTGCCTCCGAGCCCCCTCGTCAGCGCCAATGGCCCCGGCGATGAGAAGCTATTCCGCAGCCAGAGCGCGGATGCCCCGGGCCCCGCTGAACGCGAGCGGCTCAAAAAAATGCTGTCCGAAGG CTCCGTGGGCGAGGTGCAGTGGGAGGCCGAGTTCTTCGCGCTGCAGGACAGTAACAACAAGTTGGCCGGTGCCCTGCGAGAGGCCAACGCGGCCGCCGCCCAGTGGAGGCAGCAGCTGGAGGCCCAGCGCGCAGAGGCTGAGAGGCTGCGGCAGCGG GTGGCTGAGCTGGAAGCCCAGGCCGCGGCAGAGCCACCTTCAGCCAGTGAGAAGGAGGGACCCAGCCAGTCCTTGGACCAGCTGGAGGCGCTAGTGCAAACTAAAGACCAG GAGATCCAGACGCTGAGGAGCCAGACTAGTGGGTCCCGTGAGGCCGCAGACACCGAACGTGAGGAGACACAGCAGAAGGTGCAG GACCTGGAAACCCGAAACGCAGAGCTGGAGCACCAGCTGCGGGCCACAGAGCGCAGCCTGGAGGAGGCCCGAGTCGAGCGGGAGCGGGCACGGGCTGAGGTGGGCCGGGCCGCGCAGCTGCTGGACGTCAGGCTGTTTGAGCTGAGCGAGCTGCGGGAGGGGCTGGCCCGCCTGGCCGAGGGCGCACCCTGA
- the DDX49 gene encoding probable ATP-dependent RNA helicase DDX49 isoform X1, whose product MAGFAELGLSSWLVEQCRQMGLKQPTPVQLGCIPAILEGRDCLGCAKTGSGKTAAFVLPILQKLSEDPYGIFCLVLTPTRELAYQIAEQFRVLGKPLGLKDCIIVGGMDMVAQALELSRKPHVVIATPGRLADHLRSSNTFSIKKIRFLVMDEADRLLEQGCTDFTVDLEVILAAVPARRQTLLFSATLTDTLRELQGLATNQPFFWEAQAPVRTVEQLDQRYLLVPEKVKDAYLVHLIQNFQDEHEDWSIIIFTNTCKTCQILCMMLRKFNFPTVALHSMMKQKERFAALAKFKSSIYRILIATDVASRGLDIPTVQVVINHNTPGLPKIYIHRVGRTARAGRQGQAITLVTQYDIHLVHAIEEQIKKKLEEFPVEEAQVLQILTQVNVVRRECEIKLEAANFDEKKEINKRKQMILEGKDPDLEAKRKAELAKIKQKNRRFKEKVEQTLQRQKASRTDRRGRPPRARPEASLSPAPTQGPA is encoded by the exons ATGGCAGGCTTCGCGGAGCTCGGGCTGTCTTCGTGGCTCGTGGAACAGTGTCGGCAGATGGGTTTGAAGCAGCCCACGCCCGTGCAGCTGGGCTGCATCCCCGCCATCCTGGAGG GTCGGGACTGCCTGGGCTGTGCCAAGACAGGCAGCGGCAAGACAGCAGCATTTGTCCTGCCCATCTTGCAGAAGCTGTCTGAGGATCCTTATGGCATCTTCTGCCTTGTCCTGACACCCACCAG GGAGCTGGCCTATCAGATCGCAGAGCAGTTCCGGGTCCTGGGAAAGCCTCTGGGCTTGAAAGACTGCATCATCGTCGGCGGCATGG ACATGGTGGCCCAGGCCCTGGAGCTCTCCCGGAAACCACACGTAGTCATTGCCACACCGGGGCGCCTGGCTGACCACCTCCGCAGCTCCAACACCTTCAGCATAAAGAAGATCCGCTTCCTG GTGATGGATGAGGCGGACCGGCTGTTGGAGCAGGGCTGCACTGACTTCACCGTCGACCTGGAGGTCATCCTGGCAGCCGTGCCCGCCCGCAGGCAGACGCTGCTCTTCAGCGCCACGCTGACCGACACACTGAGGGAGCTACAGGGCCTGGCCACCAACCAGCCCTTCTTCTGGGAGGCTCAGGCCCC GGTGCGCACCGTAGAACAGCTGGACCAGCGCTACCTGCTGGTGCCTGAGAAGGTCAAGGACGCCTACCTGGTCCACCTGATCCAGAACTTCCAGGACGAGCACGAGGACTGGTCTATCATCATCTTCACCAACACGTGCAA GACCTGCCAGATCCTATGCATGATGCTACGCAAGTTCAACTTCCCCACCGTGGCTCTGCATTCCATGATGAAACAG AAAGAACGCTTTGCTGCCCTGGCCAAGTTCAAGTCCAGCATCTACCGGATCCTGATTGCGACAGATGTAGCCTCCCG GGGCCTGGACATTCCCACTGTGCAGGTGGTCATCAACCACAACACCCCCGGACTCCCGAAGATCTACATCCACCGAGTTGGCCGGACAGCCCGCGCAG GGCGGCAGGGACAGGCCATCACGCTGGTGACGCAGTATGATATCCACCTGGTTCACGCCATCGAGGAGCAGATCA AAAAGAAGCTGGAGGAGTTCCCAGTGGAGGAAGCCCAGGTCCTACAGATCCTCACACAGGTCAACGTGGTGCGGAGGGAGTGTGAGATT AAACTGGAGGCTGCCAACTTCGATGAAAAGAAGGAGATTAACAAGCGGAAGCAGATGATTCTGGAGGGGAAG GACCCCGACctggaggcgaagcgcaaggccgAGCTGGCCAAGATCAAGCAGAAGAACCGGCGCTTCAAGGAGAAAGTGGAGCAGACACTGCAGCGGCAGAAGGCCAGCAGGACTGACCGCAGGGGGCGCCCACCCAGGGCCCGGCCTGAGGCCTCCTTGTCCCCAGCACCCACTCAGGGTCCAGCCTGA
- the DDX49 gene encoding probable ATP-dependent RNA helicase DDX49 isoform X2, which yields MAGFAELGLSSWLVEQCRQMGLKQPTPVQLGCIPAILEGRDCLGCAKTGSGKTAAFVLPILQKLSEDPYGIFCLVLTPTRELAYQIAEQFRVLGKPLGLKDCIIVGGMDMVAQALELSRKPHVVIATPGRLADHLRSSNTFSIKKIRFLVMDEADRLLEQGCTDFTVDLEVILAAVPARRQTLLFSATLTDTLRELQGLATNQPFFWEAQAPVRTVEQLDQRYLLVPEKVKDAYLVHLIQNFQDEHEDWSIIIFTNTCKTCQILCMMLRKFNFPTVALHSMMKQKERFAALAKFKSSIYRILIATDVASRGLDIPTVQVVINHNTPGLPKIYIHRVGRTARAGRQGQAITLVTQYDIHLVHAIEEQISPCLSPQKRSWRSSQWRKPRSYRSSHRSTWCGGSVRLNWRLPTSMKRRRLTSGSR from the exons ATGGCAGGCTTCGCGGAGCTCGGGCTGTCTTCGTGGCTCGTGGAACAGTGTCGGCAGATGGGTTTGAAGCAGCCCACGCCCGTGCAGCTGGGCTGCATCCCCGCCATCCTGGAGG GTCGGGACTGCCTGGGCTGTGCCAAGACAGGCAGCGGCAAGACAGCAGCATTTGTCCTGCCCATCTTGCAGAAGCTGTCTGAGGATCCTTATGGCATCTTCTGCCTTGTCCTGACACCCACCAG GGAGCTGGCCTATCAGATCGCAGAGCAGTTCCGGGTCCTGGGAAAGCCTCTGGGCTTGAAAGACTGCATCATCGTCGGCGGCATGG ACATGGTGGCCCAGGCCCTGGAGCTCTCCCGGAAACCACACGTAGTCATTGCCACACCGGGGCGCCTGGCTGACCACCTCCGCAGCTCCAACACCTTCAGCATAAAGAAGATCCGCTTCCTG GTGATGGATGAGGCGGACCGGCTGTTGGAGCAGGGCTGCACTGACTTCACCGTCGACCTGGAGGTCATCCTGGCAGCCGTGCCCGCCCGCAGGCAGACGCTGCTCTTCAGCGCCACGCTGACCGACACACTGAGGGAGCTACAGGGCCTGGCCACCAACCAGCCCTTCTTCTGGGAGGCTCAGGCCCC GGTGCGCACCGTAGAACAGCTGGACCAGCGCTACCTGCTGGTGCCTGAGAAGGTCAAGGACGCCTACCTGGTCCACCTGATCCAGAACTTCCAGGACGAGCACGAGGACTGGTCTATCATCATCTTCACCAACACGTGCAA GACCTGCCAGATCCTATGCATGATGCTACGCAAGTTCAACTTCCCCACCGTGGCTCTGCATTCCATGATGAAACAG AAAGAACGCTTTGCTGCCCTGGCCAAGTTCAAGTCCAGCATCTACCGGATCCTGATTGCGACAGATGTAGCCTCCCG GGGCCTGGACATTCCCACTGTGCAGGTGGTCATCAACCACAACACCCCCGGACTCCCGAAGATCTACATCCACCGAGTTGGCCGGACAGCCCGCGCAG GGCGGCAGGGACAGGCCATCACGCTGGTGACGCAGTATGATATCCACCTGGTTCACGCCATCGAGGAGCAGATCA GCCCCTGCCTGTCCCCACAGAAAAGAAGCTGGAGGAGTTCCCAGTGGAGGAAGCCCAGGTCCTACAGATCCTCACACAGGTCAACGTGGTGCGGAGGGAGTGTGAGATT AAACTGGAGGCTGCCAACTTCGATGAAAAGAAGGAGATTAACAAGCGGAAGCAGATGA